In a genomic window of Cryomorphaceae bacterium:
- a CDS encoding tetratricopeptide repeat protein, with protein MPFKLLITLFLTLSVAQVSGQGKADSLKNRLSVSRSDTNKVWLLRDIAYYSLSEYPDSSVYFGMRGATLARSLGFTRGEIRNLYQVALGYERQELADSAVQIYKRAIHLAEASQDGKAKVDMLSSLGVSFYYSGNFPDAVRYYSQAYTAADSLGYFDQQGYILNNMGVIYRMQGQYEKALEVYTKSLRLKEQHGDRGGVVNSLYNIGLAYSFLEQFERSLEALLRAREEAKLLEGTELDLANIDVGIGVAYYNLGHLKEARTFLESGLMDLGEKESYTRAAGLGYLGALDVEDGFHQSGFAKIDEAYRYAKKANRLELLLQISRERALAADKAGNEALAASSWRAYSSLADSLRSRDLRQLREEMQARFELKDKEMTIVGQQWKIEHELSRNRRMLAAALVFLLFALVCGVLAVMLRKRATQLKLAVAAKDKALSDNELLIREMHHRTKNNLQLLRSVFNLHRRGTQNEDARNVLQSGSESVEAIGLLHHHLYRQGDFRKVDICAYLDELVNYFKRAFSLQERGIDFQLVCPELKLDIDVAIPLGIVINELSTNALKYAFQDDSSGRILLQINQEGNHLNLILSDNGRGFGHESSENGTGSKLVELFSKKLGANLSRTSDENGTLVRLEFELPPDA; from the coding sequence ATGCCATTTAAGCTGCTCATTACCCTGTTTCTGACTCTTTCTGTCGCACAAGTATCCGGACAAGGAAAAGCAGACAGCTTAAAAAACAGGCTGTCCGTTTCACGCAGTGATACCAACAAAGTGTGGCTGCTTCGCGATATCGCTTATTACAGTCTGTCCGAATACCCTGATTCTTCCGTGTATTTTGGAATGCGTGGAGCTACACTTGCCAGATCCCTGGGCTTTACCCGGGGTGAAATTCGCAATCTGTATCAGGTTGCATTGGGGTATGAAAGGCAGGAGCTTGCGGACAGTGCTGTGCAAATCTACAAGCGGGCCATTCACCTGGCGGAAGCAAGCCAGGACGGAAAGGCTAAAGTGGATATGTTGAGCTCTTTAGGTGTATCGTTTTACTACTCAGGTAATTTCCCGGACGCTGTACGTTATTATTCCCAGGCTTACACCGCTGCAGATTCCCTCGGGTATTTTGATCAACAGGGCTATATTCTCAACAATATGGGAGTTATTTACCGTATGCAGGGGCAGTACGAAAAAGCCCTGGAGGTATATACTAAATCACTCCGTTTGAAGGAGCAACATGGCGACCGTGGTGGTGTGGTAAACTCGTTGTACAATATAGGCTTGGCCTATTCTTTTTTAGAGCAGTTTGAGCGAAGTCTGGAGGCCTTGTTACGCGCTAGAGAAGAAGCCAAATTGCTCGAAGGCACGGAACTCGATCTCGCCAATATTGATGTAGGCATCGGAGTGGCATATTACAACCTGGGGCATTTGAAAGAAGCGCGAACATTCCTGGAATCGGGTTTGATGGATTTGGGAGAAAAAGAGTCCTACACGCGCGCCGCGGGACTGGGCTACTTGGGAGCCCTGGATGTTGAAGACGGGTTCCATCAATCGGGTTTTGCGAAGATCGATGAAGCCTATCGCTACGCCAAAAAAGCCAACCGACTGGAACTACTGTTACAGATAAGCCGTGAGCGTGCATTGGCTGCAGATAAGGCAGGTAATGAAGCCCTTGCTGCATCAAGTTGGCGGGCATACAGTTCGTTGGCTGACAGTCTGAGAAGCCGTGATTTACGTCAGTTAAGGGAAGAAATGCAGGCTCGTTTTGAGTTGAAAGACAAGGAAATGACCATTGTCGGACAACAGTGGAAAATTGAGCATGAGCTGTCGAGAAACCGCCGTATGCTTGCGGCTGCACTGGTTTTTTTGCTTTTTGCCCTGGTTTGTGGCGTGCTGGCTGTGATGCTCAGAAAGCGGGCCACCCAACTAAAATTGGCCGTGGCAGCAAAAGACAAGGCGCTTTCAGACAATGAACTGTTGATTCGCGAAATGCACCATCGAACCAAAAACAATTTGCAATTGCTACGCAGTGTCTTCAACCTCCACCGCAGGGGCACCCAAAATGAAGATGCCCGCAATGTGCTTCAATCGGGTAGCGAGAGCGTAGAGGCCATCGGGCTTCTTCACCATCATTTGTACAGGCAGGGTGATTTTCGCAAAGTGGATATTTGCGCCTATCTCGACGAATTGGTGAACTATTTTAAAAGAGCCTTTTCCCTACAAGAGCGCGGTATTGATTTTCAACTGGTTTGTCCCGAATTGAAGCTAGATATTGACGTGGCCATTCCACTTGGTATTGTCATCAACGAGTTGTCAACCAATGCGTTAAAATATGCTTTTCAGGATGATTCCAGTGGTCGCATCTTGCTCCAAATCAACCAGGAAGGAAACCATCTAAATCTTATATTGTCTGACAACGGCCGTGGCTTCGGCCATGAATCTTCTGAGAATGGTACGGGAAGCAAGCTGGTAGAGCTCTTCAGCAAGAAACTGGGAGCAAATCTCAGTAGAACATCGGATGAAAACGGTACCTTGGTCCGGCTGGAATTTGAATTGCCTCCAGATGCGTAA
- a CDS encoding sulfotransferase family protein, with protein MTEVKRISLWSGPRNISTALMYSFAQRPDTQVVDEPLYGYFLKNFEARAYHPGADEVMRTMECDGEKVIREMTGGNHKPVLFFKNMVHHLQGLDRAFLKSLVNIILTRHPEEMLPSYAAVIERPTIEDVGYRAHVELLEFLQKEKIPVVVLDAKSVLMNPELQLKKLCDFAGIPFYDEMLRWEAGARPEDGSWAPFWYANVHQSTGFGRYKPKNQPFPEHLKPLLGECMPYYEQLLALSV; from the coding sequence ATGACTGAAGTAAAACGGATTTCGCTTTGGTCTGGACCGCGGAACATCTCTACCGCCCTCATGTACTCCTTTGCTCAGCGGCCGGATACGCAGGTGGTAGACGAACCCCTCTACGGATATTTCCTGAAAAACTTTGAAGCACGCGCCTACCACCCCGGTGCCGATGAAGTAATGCGCACCATGGAATGCGATGGAGAGAAGGTGATTCGGGAAATGACCGGGGGAAACCACAAGCCGGTGCTGTTTTTTAAAAACATGGTGCACCACCTCCAGGGATTGGACCGGGCTTTTTTGAAAAGTTTGGTCAACATCATCCTGACCCGCCATCCGGAAGAGATGCTTCCCTCCTACGCTGCCGTGATTGAACGCCCTACGATTGAGGATGTGGGCTACCGGGCTCACGTGGAATTACTGGAGTTCTTACAGAAAGAAAAGATTCCCGTAGTGGTGCTCGATGCAAAATCGGTACTGATGAATCCCGAGCTGCAACTCAAAAAACTCTGCGACTTTGCCGGAATTCCGTTTTACGACGAGATGCTGCGCTGGGAAGCCGGTGCTCGTCCCGAAGACGGCAGTTGGGCACCCTTTTGGTACGCCAACGTTCACCAATCAACCGGTTTCGGTAGGTATAAACCCAAAAACCAGCCATTTCCGGAGCACCTCAAACCCCTTCTCGGAGAATGCATGCCGTATTACGAGCAACTACTTGCTTTGTCTGTTTAG
- a CDS encoding DNA-binding response regulator — translation MKTVPWSGWNLNCLQMRKMPHILVVEDDPVVADDICACLAELRYQVVGPAYSIEAALALCAEHEIDLALLDIHLRKHSDGIELAKRIREQMPVPIIFLTASGDNRTLADAKEIHPEQYLLKPFNAVQLKAALEIVFFNLHNPDSDYDMKARIAKFNKGIPDPLSDREVDVVLLLLKGASNADMAEQLFISLHTVKSHIKRIFLKTGAESRTHLISLLNQL, via the coding sequence ATGAAAACGGTACCTTGGTCCGGCTGGAATTTGAATTGCCTCCAGATGCGTAAAATGCCCCATATACTGGTTGTGGAAGATGATCCTGTGGTTGCAGATGACATCTGTGCCTGCCTTGCAGAGTTGCGCTACCAAGTGGTAGGACCAGCTTATAGCATTGAAGCGGCTCTTGCCTTGTGTGCCGAACACGAGATTGATCTGGCTTTGCTGGATATTCACCTGCGAAAACACAGCGACGGTATAGAGCTGGCGAAAAGGATCAGGGAGCAAATGCCGGTCCCGATTATTTTCCTCACTGCATCCGGCGATAACAGAACCCTTGCGGACGCCAAAGAAATTCACCCTGAACAATACCTGCTCAAACCTTTCAATGCCGTGCAGTTGAAGGCCGCACTCGAAATTGTTTTTTTCAATCTGCACAATCCCGATTCGGATTACGATATGAAGGCCCGCATCGCAAAGTTCAACAAGGGCATTCCTGACCCCCTGAGCGATCGCGAGGTTGATGTGGTTCTTCTATTGCTTAAGGGTGCCAGCAACGCAGATATGGCCGAGCAGTTGTTTATCAGTTTGCACACTGTTAAGTCGCACATTAAGCGCATTTTTTTGAAAACGGGCGCCGAAAGCAGGACGCATCTCATCAGTCTGCTCAATCAACTTTGA